GGGACTGGACATGATTGCCGCCAACCAGGTGGGCGGTGGCCTCGGCTTCGAGGCTGCCGACAACGCGCTCACCCTGTATGGCCCCGAGGGGGCCATCGATCTGCCGCGCGCGTCGAAGACGGAACTGGCGCGCCAGCTGGTGGCCAGGGTGGCGGAGCGTTATCGGGCGGTGCGCGGATGATTGATGTTGAACTGAAGATTCTCGATCCCCGCCTGGGTGATTCGATTCCCCTACCGCAAGCAGCCACCGTCGGCAGTGCCGGCATGGATCTGCGCGCGGCGATTGATGCGCCGCTGACCCTGCAGCCGGGCGAGAGCGTGCTGGTGCCCAGTGGCATGGCCATCCATATTGGCGATCCGGGCTGGTGCGCGTTGATCGTGCCGCGCTCGGGCCTGGGCCATAAGCATGGCCTGGTGATGGGCAACCTGGTGGGTGTGATCGATGCCGATTACCAGGGGCCGCTGATGATTTCGTGCTGGAACCGCGGTACGCAGCCTTACACCATCGCCGTGGGTGATCGCATCGCCCAGCTGCTGCTGGTGCCGGTGGCGCAGGCGCGGTTGAAGGT
The nucleotide sequence above comes from Dyella telluris. Encoded proteins:
- the dut gene encoding dUTP diphosphatase, with translation MIDVELKILDPRLGDSIPLPQAATVGSAGMDLRAAIDAPLTLQPGESVLVPSGMAIHIGDPGWCALIVPRSGLGHKHGLVMGNLVGVIDADYQGPLMISCWNRGTQPYTIAVGDRIAQLLLVPVAQARLKVVQEFAPSQRGEGGFGSTGVN